The proteins below come from a single Solea solea chromosome 6, fSolSol10.1, whole genome shotgun sequence genomic window:
- the ccdc174 gene encoding coiled-coil domain-containing protein 174: MDKKKKHFDVTASSLVDLKAELYRKQEQFKQEKLGQENAGGGSKSKSKVKKPNVWTKQNPGVSSRAEKDTEQLVEEQKSLDASKRKLEEKAKLYEQMTKGDFPDEETESLFLVDFTQKIIDKKKHTEAYKEMERDGDKECDNSTPVPAPQHPNEEWVDYVDALGRSRRCMKKDLPDFMKMDQDLKGKVSSEKTLLSEDMRRDLQRQEWEREEEEAMKRPIGPVHYEDIRGQEARELGVGYFAFSQDADQRRKQRETLDMLRDQTTDQRSKRERLKDKRQSILQARLAKVRQRKMKTKPGETEDEERAGENKEEEEESELIGPPPPPPEENPEVSIAKRVEVEIQERRDTKPGVPHVREWDRGKEFMFSEWKSRRRDERDCEFAPPSAYFTGGRKQIPQKNETQEKKPRMSNKWTKGPGEIPEHKEEPQPMAPASPSPQTESEQNHQTTSQPQTSVQPPQISVQPPQISVQPPQISVQPPQSSVQPPQSSVQPPQISVQPPQISVQPPQISVQPPPSNPPDTSAAVSAPPFNTQYPPPPPFYPPFPPPYPPQYCSPHYPPQYPPQYPPQYLPQYPPQYFQYQPQPQPQPQSQQPSEQTCDSQAQQPPPEPSQSLDDMLSFYRNST, from the exons atggataaaaagaagaaacactTTGACGTGACGGCTTCATCG TTAGTGGACCTTAAAGCTGAGTTGTACAGGAAGCAGGAACAATTCAAACAAGAGAAGCTTGGGCAAGAAAATGCTGGTGGTGGATCAAAATCAAAATCCAAAGTAAAG AAACCTAATGTGTGGACTAAACAAAACCCCGGTGTTTCATCAAGGGCTGAGAAAGATACAGAGCAGCTGGTTGAGGAGCAGAAAAGTCTTGATGCATCAAA ACGCAAGTTGGAGGAGAAGGCAAAACTCTATGAGCAGATGACAAAAGGAGATTTTCCCg atgaagagacagagagtctgTTCCTGGTGGATTTCACACAGAAGATTAttgacaaaaagaaacacacagaagcaTATAAGGAaatggagagagatggagataaAGAATGTGACAACTCAACACCCGTACCTGCTCCCCAACACCCAAATGAGGAATG GGTGGACTATGTTGATGCTTTGGGTCGATCTCGAAGGTGCATGAAAAAAGACTTGCCTGATTTTATGAAAATGGATCAAGACCTGAAAGG AAAAGTCTCATCTGAGAAGACTTTACTCTCTGAGGACATGCGTCGGGATCTGCAGAGGCAGGAGTgggagagggaagaggaggaggccatGAAGAGGCCGATTGGACCGGTCCACTATGAGGATATAAGAGGCCAAG AGGCTCGTGAGCTTGGTGTGGGCTACTTTGCCTTTTCTCAGGATGCAGATCAGcgcagaaaacagagagaaactcTGGACATGCTCAGAGATCAG ACAACAGATCAGCGCAGTAAAAGAGAACGACTGAAGGACAAGAGGCAGTCCATCCTGCAGGCCCGGCTGGCCAAGGTGAggcagaggaagatgaagacCAAGCCAGGTGAAACCGAAGATGAAGAGAGGGCGGGTGAAAACAAAG aagaggaagaggaaagtgaATTAATCGgaccacctcctccaccaccagaGGAAAATCCAGAGGTCAGTATCGCGAAGAGGGTGGAGGTGGAGATCCAGGAGAGAAGGGACACTAAACCAGGAGTTCCTCATGTCAGAGAGTGGGACAGAGGCAAAG AGTTCATGTTCAGTGAATGGAAAAGTCGGCGTCGGGATGAGCGAGATTGTGAATTTGCACCTCCCTCTGCTTATTTCACCGGTGGGAGAAAACAAATACCACAGAAGAACGAAACTCAGGAGAAAAAGCCCAGAATGTCCAACAAGTGGACAAAAGGCCCAGGGGAAATACCTGAGCACAAAGAGGAGCCACAACCTATGGCTCCAGCTTCTCCTTCACCTCAAACAGAATCTGAACAAAATCATCAAACTACTTCACAGCCACAGACCTCAGTGCAGCCACCACAGATCTCAGTGCAGCCACCACAGATCTCGGTGCAGCCACCACAGATCTCAGTGCAGCCACCACAGAGCTCGGTGCAGCCACCACAGAGCTCAGTGCAGCCACCACAGATCTCGGTGCAGCCACCACAGATCTCAGTGCAGCCACCACAGATATCAGTGCAGCCACCACCCTCAAATCCTCCAGACACTTCAGCTGCTGTGTCTGCTCCGCCTTTCAATACCCAGtatcctccacctcctccatttTATCCCCCATTCCCTCCTCCATACCCTCCTCAGTATTGTTCACCTCACTATCCTCCACAGTATCCACCCCAGTACCCTCCTCAGTATCTGCCCCAGTATCCACCACAGTATTTCCAGtatcagcctcagcctcagcctcagcctcagtctcagcaGCCCTCGGAGCAAACATGTGACAGCCAGGCCCAGCAGCCTCCCCCAGAACCTTCTCAGAGTCTGGATGACATGCTGTCCTTCTACAGGAACTCTACTTGA